The Sinorhizobium alkalisoli genomic interval GTGTCTTCAACCGGAGCCTTGTAGATGGGCATTCTTTCCTCGCCTTGATATCCCGTCGGGCCGCGCCGCGCGGCTTGCCCGTTTCCTGCCTTTGAGCACGCACCACGAGCATCGCGTGCGGCAACGTGTACAGGATGCTACAAAACTTTGACGTTTGCGTAAACGTCAAAAATTAGAATCCGAAAAGTTTCGTCCGTGGGAGCCTATGCAGCCTGACAAATCGTTAAAAATCGAACCAGTTAACGGCTTGTTTACCACGTTCGCTGAATTGTGCGCTTTGAGATGGTCAAGGCTGCAACCGGTCCGATTCGCCCGTGTTGCGGCATTGCCCGCATCGGCTGAGCGCCGCTGAATGTAAGGGCACTTCCCTCCTATGGCGCTCTCGATGATGGTCACGACAGGGGCGAGAGACAATGAACGGATCGCGAGCCAATTCTCAGCGCATGGGCAACCCGTCCTATGGCGACAGGTCTTCGCTCGATGCCCTCAATCGCACCATCGAGGGGCTCGAGGCACGCATCGAAGGCCTGATGAGCAGCGTCAGCCGTGAACCGCCTCAGGGGGAGAGGCCGCGCGCACCGGCTGACAATCCCGTTTCCGAGATACTCCAGCGCCAACGGGTACTCAGTGCCGGCCGCGAACGCTCGCCATTGCGAGAGCGCTTGGCCGCGCGCGAAGCAGAACGTTCGGCCCCCCGGTCTCCGGAAGAGACGCGATATCAACCGCATTCGCTCCGGCCCTCCGCAGCTACCGATATCGCCGAGGCGCTCGTGGGCTTGCGCCAGGATCTGAAGCGAGAAATCGGCGATGGTCTTGTCCGCGAGATGCATGCGCTTCGCTCGGAAATCCGCAGCATCAAGTCCGAGGTGGCGCAGGATCGCGGCTTTGCCGCCGACGTCCGGACCGATATGCAGCGGCTTGCCGAGAGCATCGGTCAGCTCGGCAGGCATGCACCATCGGCCCAGGCGGAGGCGCTCCGGGCCGAATTCGACGACCTTCGCGCGACGCTTGACGGCCTGGCGCGCGAAGACAGCATGCGCCGCATGGAGAATCGCTGGAGCGGGGTCGAGGACCGGCTGAACGCCTTCGACCAGAACCGCGACGATGAACTCGTGGCGCTCGCCTACCGACTCGACGAGATCAAGACGCAGATCGCGTCCCTGAACAAAGGCCCCGGTATCGACGCTTTGGAGGATAAGCTCGTGGCGGTTGCCCAGGCGGTCGAACTGCTCGGCCGCCAGATTCAGCCGGACGACCGCCGCCTGTCCACGAAATTTTCCGATCTCGATGCGCGGCTCGACGAAATCAGCCGGGCGATTGCAGTCAACAGCCGCAATGCCGGCACGGACACGTCCTTCGTCAATCGCCTGGAAAGCAGGCTCGGCGATCTCTCGCGCCAAATCGACCATCTCTCCCGCCCCTCCGATTCCGGACTCGGTGCCAGGATCGAGGCACTGTCGGCGCGCGTCGAGGACTTGGCCGGCGAGAGATCGGCCGCCCGGCTCGAGGAGCGTCTCGATCATCTTTCAGCTCTTCTCGAGCACGGCCAACGCACCGCCGATCCCGAGCTCACCGGCTATCTTGCCGATATTTCGCGCAAGATAGAGGCGCTTGACCAGGGCAGCCTCAATGGCGGGCTCGTCGAAAGGCTCGATTACCTCGCCCGCCGCATCGACGAGCTGGATGCGCAAGCCGAAGCGCCGATGAGCGATACTCGCTTCGACAGGCTCGAAGACCGTCTTGCCGACATCGCACAGCGCCTCGAAGAAACGCAGGCCGCTCCCTTCGACGATCGCGAGGCCCTGCGCAATCTCGAGGCGCAGATCAGCAATCTCTCCACGCTTGTGAGCCAGCCGCATGGGGAGTCCGGTCAGGCGGCGTCGGCGGAGTTCGAGAGCCGCATGAACGCGCTTGAAGACTATCTGGCCACAAGCGACGAATATATTATCGAAGCCGCTCGGCAGGCGGCTGAAGCGGTGATGGAGGCCTATTCCAAGAACGTCTCGTCGCACACGTCGGCAGGCGCCGACATGGCCGCAATCTCGGCCCTTGCCGAAGACCTGCGCGCGCTCGAAGAGCTCAGCCGTTCGAGCGACGACCGGACCGCGCGTACCTTCGAGGCCCTGCACGACACGCTCGTCCACATCGCTGAAAAGCTCGAGCGGCTGGAGGAGAACCGGCCGCAACGGAGCGTCGGCGCACCGGCAATGCCGAAGGCCGCCCAGCCCGACTTCGAAGAACCGTCTCCGGCTGCGGATCCCGACTACCGCGACGGCGAGTTACAGCGCAGCGTACGGGCGCTGCAATCCGAGAGCAGAGATTTCGTTGCGGAGCCGGCTGCGGCCGAATCCATGGTTTCGCTTGATATTTCGACCGTGGAGCGGGTGGAGGAACAGCCTGCAAAGGCGGGCCTCCTGGCCGGCCTGACCCGGCGTTTTTCTTCCAAGCGCAATGCGGCGCCACCGGCGCAGGCGCGACAGCTTGTCGAACCGGCCCCGTCGATCGACCCCTCCGAAATGCTTGCGACCGAGGAAGCCAATCTGCTCCTTGAGCCCGGTTCCGGTGTTCCCGACGTCAAAAAGATCCTCGAACGGGTCCGCGCCGGTCAAATGGCACGTGGCGGTCAGCAGGCACCCGGTGGCGACAAGGCGGATTTCATCGCCGCCGCGCGCCGTGCGGCACAGCTTGCCGTGGAAGAGGCCGACATGCATAACCGGGCCAGGGACAACAGGGCGCCCTCGGCGTTCTCCGGCGCTTTGGCCCGTCATCGCCGCCCGATCCTGATGGCGGTCGGCGCGGTGCTGTTGGCGATCATGTCCTATCCGCTCGTCAGCACGATGCTGAAGGGCAAGGAAGCACCGGCTCAGCCGGCAGTGGCGATCGAACGTCGGGCGGAACCTGAAGGCGCGCAGCCGAACGCCGCAACTGCGGTTGAAACAGCTCCCGCCGCAACTTCTGAAACGGCCGCTGAAGAGCCGGCGGGCGATGCGCCGGCAGGGGCGGCGCAGGCCGCCTCCGCTGCTGACGAGGAAGATGCTGCAAGTCCCGCCGCCCGCGGCGCGGGTGCTGCACCTCTGCTGCAGCCGGCGGCAGGGACAACGGGTCCCGTTTCATCATTCGAACATTCCTCGCATGAGGCGTCCGGGGTTCCGGCGCTCGAACAGGCGAAGGCGATCGACGTCGTTCTGCCGGAAGGGTTCGGACCGCCGGCACTGGTGACGGCGGCCAAGGGCGGTGACCCGCTGGCATTTTATGAGATCGGCGCCCGCTTCACCGAGGGCCGCGGCGTGAAGGAGGATCTCGCCGAGGCCGCCAAATGGTACCAGCGTGCGGCCGATGCCGGTGTCGTGCCGGCGGATTACAGGCTCGCCAATCTTTACGAGAAAGGGGCCGGCGTCGAGCGCGATGCCGCCAGGGCCAAGGTGCTCTACCTGAAGGCTGCGGAAGCGGGCAATGCGAGTGCGATCCACAATCTCGCAGTCATGCTCGCGAGCGGACGCGACGGCGCCCCGGATTTCGTGGAGGCGGCAAGGTGGTTCGAGAAGGCCGCCAACTTCGGCGTCCGCGACAGTCAGTTCAATCTCGCCGTGCTCTATGCCCGCGGCAATGGCGTCGCTCAGAGCCTCGAGGAGGCGTACAAGTGGTTTGCCATCGCAGCCCGTGACGGCGACAAGGACGCGGCCGAGAAGCGGGACGAGATCGCCAGGGCGATGAACCCGGACGTGCTTTCGAGCGCCAAGGCGAAGATCGACGCATGGAAGGCACAGCCGGTCGACGCCAAGGCCAATACGGTCGAGGTGCCGGACGCCTGGGTCGGGAACTCGACAAAAACGGCGTCGGTCGACATGACAAAAGCCGTGCGCAACATCCAGGCCATCCTCAACAATAACGGCTTCGATTCCGGTCCGGCGGATGGGCAGATGGGCAGGAAGACGATCGCCGCGATCAAGGCCTTCCAGAAATCGATCGGTCATGAGCCGACCGGGGAGATCACGGACGCGCTGGTGAGAGAGCTCTTGAAGCGCAACGCGTAACGAAACCAGCTCCGGCGCAGTACGTCCAGGCGCACACAGAACCCCAGTCGCACTTGCCCGCCGGCCCGGCTACGCTCTTTCCGCAGCCGCGAGAAAAACGCCCCAATAATGCCGCAGATAGGCGCCACAGCGCTGTCAGCACGGAAGTTGCGCGCCATTTGCCTGCCATGTGCCCGGCAAGGTTGACAGTTTCGGACCTGGGGCGCATGAGGGGAGGTGCAGTCTGCTGTCCCTCGGAGGTGGGCCGTCTGCCGCTACATCCCTGCTCGTGGTGAATCACCATCCGCTTCGACGCATCGCGCCGCGCCTCTTGAAGGCGTGAGCCATGCGGAGAATTCAAGGCATGCACAATTCCTAAATCGTTTCCGGTTTAGGGGTTGTGAAGTTGCAGTTGCCGCCCGCGCCGCGGGCTGTTGATACATCGAGGTTCGGCCGTGACGGTCTATCTGCCCATTGCAGAGTTGTCGGTGAATATTTTCGTCATTCTCGGCATGGGCGCGGCTGTCGGTTTTTTGTCGGGCATGTTCGGGGTTGGCGGCGGTTTCCTGATCACGCCGCTGCTGATCTTCTACAACATTCCGCCGGTGGTGGCGGTGGCGACAGGCGCCAACCAGGTAGTTGCCTCCTCGATCTCCGGCGCGATCACGCATTTCCGCCGCGGCACGATCGACGTCAAGCTCGGCACAGTGCTGCTCGGCGGCGGCCTCGTCGGGGCGACCGTCGGCGTCTGGCTGTTTTCGTTGCTGCGCCGCATGGGCCAACTCGATCTGGTGATCTCTTTGCTCTATGTCGTGCTGCTCGGCTCCGTCGGCGGGTTGATGCTCTGGGAGAGCCTCGGCGCCATGCGCAAGGCTGCCAAGAATCTGCCGACTGCCTTGCGCCGGCCCGGGCAGCATATCTGGATCCACGGCCTGCCGCTGAAGATGCGCTTCAAGAAGTCGAAAATCTATCTGAGCGTCATTCCGGTCGCCACGCTCGGCTTCTCGATCGGCATGTTGACCTCGATCATGGGCGTCGGCGGCGGCTTCATCATGGTGCCGGCGATGATCTATCTCTTGCGCATCCCGACCAATGTCGTCGTCGGCACCTCGTTGTTCCAGATCGTGTTCGTCTCCGCCTACACGGTTCTCGTCCAGGCGTCGACGAACTACACCGTCGATATCGTGCTCGCCTTCGTGCTGATGATCGCCGGTGTCATCGGGGCGCAATACGGCGTGCGCGTCGGCCAGCGTCTGCGTGGCGAACAGTTGCGGGCGCTGCTGGCGCTGCTCGTGCTCGCCGTCGGGATCCGGCTCGCGATCGACCTCGTCATTCCGCCGGAGAATGTCTATTCGGTCGTCTCGGGGGGGTTCGGATACTGATGGTCACTAGCCCGTATCCAACTCGCCACAATCCAACGCAGGGCCCAAGGAGTGTGAGAAATGCGGGCTAGCCTCCGCCTTTTGCTGACGGTCCTTGTTCTGGCCGCTGCCGCGCCGGCCGCGGCGCAGGCGCCGGTACGGCCCCTGGAGCGGCAGATCACGAATTTCAACGAGAAGCTCGAGATCGGTATCTCGACCGACGAGATCGCCATCACCTCCGACTTTCGCGGCGCCGACCTGACGATTTTCGGCGCCATCGACGGCTTCGATCCCAACCTTCTCGCCCAGGGCAAATACAACGTCGTCGTCGCCCTCGAAGGCCCGAAGGACAATGCGACGGTGCGCAAGAAGGAGCGGGTCTTCGGCATCTGGGTCAACACGCAGTCGATGACCTTCGAGCTGGTTCCCGAAGCCTACTCGCTGTCAAGCACGCGCGACATTGCAACGATCGCACCGCCGCGCGACATTGCCAATATGGGGATCGGCGTCGATCACATGCGCCTGGTGCCGCTCGGTTTCTTTGGCGACGGCAGCAATCTCGGCGAATTTCGCAATGCCTTCCGGCGCCTGCGGGAGGAAAGCGGCGTCTACCAGCGGGATCCGGGCGGCGTGCAGTTCATCAGTTCGAGCCTGTTCAAGGCCTCCGTGCGGCTGCCGGCCAACGTACCGAACGGCATTCACGTCGTGCGCGCCTATCTGTTCCGGGACGGGCTGTTCGTCGCCGCCAAGGCGCTGTCGCTCCGGGTCGTCAAGACCGGTCTCGAACAGGCCATCACCCGGGCCGCGCATGACCAGCCCCTCGCCTATGGTCTCCTTGCCGTGGCGCTGGCTGTCATCACCGGCTGGGGCGCAAGCCTGCTCTTCCGAAAGGACTAGGGTCAGGAGGTCTTTCCCGCTTCGCAGCCATCCTGAAGTGCGGCCTGTGCTTTCGCCTCACTCAACAGCCAATTGCCGAGGCGGCTGACCGGTTGGCTCGCCCGCGCAGGCCGGACCAGGCAGTAGCCGCGCTCGCGGACCTCGAGAGTGGGGCCGACGGGCACCAGAAGGCCCGAGGAAATGTGTTCATCCACGAGGCCCTTCCACCCGATCGCAATTCCCTGGCCGCCGACGGCGGCTTGCACGACAAGCGAATAGGTGTTGAAGCTCAGATCGACATGTCCCGACTGCACGTCTCTCACCGCCTTGAAATGCGATAAATAGGTGCGCCATTCGAACCAGGGCGAAGGCGCCGAGCTATCGAGATGTATCAAGGTTGATCTCGCGAGCGACGAGACATCTGCGAAGGGGCCGTTCTGTTCGGCGAAAGCCGGTGTGCACACGGGCGTGACCGCTTCCGGTAAGAGCAATATGACATCGTCGCCGAAATCGCGCTGCGCGCCGAAAGCGACGGCGATGTCGTTATCTCTCAACAGTTCCCGCTGAAGCCTTTGCGTCGCGACGATCTGGATGTCCAACTCCGGATATAGAAGCCGGAATGCATGCATTCGAGGCATCAGCCAGAGCGACGCAAATGCATAATCCGTCAGCAACCGGATCGTCGATCTTTCCTGGTCGGCGCGAAAAGCGCCAACGGCATCGTCGATTTCGTCGACCGCCCGTTTCGCAATGTCGTAAAGCCTCTGGCCCGCGGGCGTGAGTTCGACACCGCGGTGGACGCGGGTTAGCAGATCCACTCCGATCTGGTCCTCTATGCGTCGAATTTGGTAGCTGATCGCCGGCTGCGAAATTCCAAGCGCAGCCGCAGCGGATGTCAGGTTGCCACGCTTTGCCACCTCCACGAAAAGCCGCAGCCAGCCGAGATCGACCACTCTCTGTCTCATAGAAAGGCCTTATGGGAAGAATCAAGAAAACCCGACTTCACAGGGATTTAGAATAGCGGCACGAATACGGAAATCAAATAGTTCAGGGGAGTAACATGATGATGAATGCAGTCAGCACCTGCCTCGCCTTGGGATTGTTCCTGTCGCTTGCCGGTATGGCGCCAGTCCAGGCCGCGGAGGATGAGGCCTGCAAGGTGATCCGCATGTCTGACCCGGGCTGGACGGACATCACTGCAACGAATGCCGTCGCGCGCGTCCTGCTCGAGGCACTTGGCTATGAGCCCGACATCAAAACGCTCTCCGTGCCTATCGGCTACGAGTCGATGAAGAACGGGGAGATCGACATCTTCCTCGGCAACTGGATGCCGGCCCAGAGCGCTTTCATAGAGGACCTGCAGAAGGCTGACGCCGTCGAGATCGTCAATCGTAACCTCGATGGCGCTAAGTTCACGCTGGCTGTACCATCCTATGTCGCGGAACGCGGCATCAAGGACTTTTCTGATCTCCAGACGCATGGTGAAGAGTTCGAGCGACTGATCTATGGTATCGAGACGGGGGCACCGGCCAATGCCAGCATCGAAAAAATGATCGGCGCAAATGATTTCGGGCTTGGAGACTGGCAGCTGGTCCAGTCGAGCGAACAGG includes:
- a CDS encoding peptidoglycan-binding protein encodes the protein MNGSRANSQRMGNPSYGDRSSLDALNRTIEGLEARIEGLMSSVSREPPQGERPRAPADNPVSEILQRQRVLSAGRERSPLRERLAAREAERSAPRSPEETRYQPHSLRPSAATDIAEALVGLRQDLKREIGDGLVREMHALRSEIRSIKSEVAQDRGFAADVRTDMQRLAESIGQLGRHAPSAQAEALRAEFDDLRATLDGLAREDSMRRMENRWSGVEDRLNAFDQNRDDELVALAYRLDEIKTQIASLNKGPGIDALEDKLVAVAQAVELLGRQIQPDDRRLSTKFSDLDARLDEISRAIAVNSRNAGTDTSFVNRLESRLGDLSRQIDHLSRPSDSGLGARIEALSARVEDLAGERSAARLEERLDHLSALLEHGQRTADPELTGYLADISRKIEALDQGSLNGGLVERLDYLARRIDELDAQAEAPMSDTRFDRLEDRLADIAQRLEETQAAPFDDREALRNLEAQISNLSTLVSQPHGESGQAASAEFESRMNALEDYLATSDEYIIEAARQAAEAVMEAYSKNVSSHTSAGADMAAISALAEDLRALEELSRSSDDRTARTFEALHDTLVHIAEKLERLEENRPQRSVGAPAMPKAAQPDFEEPSPAADPDYRDGELQRSVRALQSESRDFVAEPAAAESMVSLDISTVERVEEQPAKAGLLAGLTRRFSSKRNAAPPAQARQLVEPAPSIDPSEMLATEEANLLLEPGSGVPDVKKILERVRAGQMARGGQQAPGGDKADFIAAARRAAQLAVEEADMHNRARDNRAPSAFSGALARHRRPILMAVGAVLLAIMSYPLVSTMLKGKEAPAQPAVAIERRAEPEGAQPNAATAVETAPAATSETAAEEPAGDAPAGAAQAASAADEEDAASPAARGAGAAPLLQPAAGTTGPVSSFEHSSHEASGVPALEQAKAIDVVLPEGFGPPALVTAAKGGDPLAFYEIGARFTEGRGVKEDLAEAAKWYQRAADAGVVPADYRLANLYEKGAGVERDAARAKVLYLKAAEAGNASAIHNLAVMLASGRDGAPDFVEAARWFEKAANFGVRDSQFNLAVLYARGNGVAQSLEEAYKWFAIAARDGDKDAAEKRDEIARAMNPDVLSSAKAKIDAWKAQPVDAKANTVEVPDAWVGNSTKTASVDMTKAVRNIQAILNNNGFDSGPADGQMGRKTIAAIKAFQKSIGHEPTGEITDALVRELLKRNA
- a CDS encoding sulfite exporter TauE/SafE family protein, whose amino-acid sequence is MTVYLPIAELSVNIFVILGMGAAVGFLSGMFGVGGGFLITPLLIFYNIPPVVAVATGANQVVASSISGAITHFRRGTIDVKLGTVLLGGGLVGATVGVWLFSLLRRMGQLDLVISLLYVVLLGSVGGLMLWESLGAMRKAAKNLPTALRRPGQHIWIHGLPLKMRFKKSKIYLSVIPVATLGFSIGMLTSIMGVGGGFIMVPAMIYLLRIPTNVVVGTSLFQIVFVSAYTVLVQASTNYTVDIVLAFVLMIAGVIGAQYGVRVGQRLRGEQLRALLALLVLAVGIRLAIDLVIPPENVYSVVSGGFGY
- a CDS encoding TIGR02186 family protein produces the protein MRASLRLLLTVLVLAAAAPAAAQAPVRPLERQITNFNEKLEIGISTDEIAITSDFRGADLTIFGAIDGFDPNLLAQGKYNVVVALEGPKDNATVRKKERVFGIWVNTQSMTFELVPEAYSLSSTRDIATIAPPRDIANMGIGVDHMRLVPLGFFGDGSNLGEFRNAFRRLREESGVYQRDPGGVQFISSSLFKASVRLPANVPNGIHVVRAYLFRDGLFVAAKALSLRVVKTGLEQAITRAAHDQPLAYGLLAVALAVITGWGASLLFRKD
- a CDS encoding choline sulfate utilization transcriptional regulator; this translates as MRQRVVDLGWLRLFVEVAKRGNLTSAAAALGISQPAISYQIRRIEDQIGVDLLTRVHRGVELTPAGQRLYDIAKRAVDEIDDAVGAFRADQERSTIRLLTDYAFASLWLMPRMHAFRLLYPELDIQIVATQRLQRELLRDNDIAVAFGAQRDFGDDVILLLPEAVTPVCTPAFAEQNGPFADVSSLARSTLIHLDSSAPSPWFEWRTYLSHFKAVRDVQSGHVDLSFNTYSLVVQAAVGGQGIAIGWKGLVDEHISSGLLVPVGPTLEVRERGYCLVRPARASQPVSRLGNWLLSEAKAQAALQDGCEAGKTS
- the choX gene encoding choline ABC transporter substrate-binding protein; this encodes MMMNAVSTCLALGLFLSLAGMAPVQAAEDEACKVIRMSDPGWTDITATNAVARVLLEALGYEPDIKTLSVPIGYESMKNGEIDIFLGNWMPAQSAFIEDLQKADAVEIVNRNLDGAKFTLAVPSYVAERGIKDFSDLQTHGEEFERLIYGIETGAPANASIEKMIGANDFGLGDWQLVQSSEQAMLAQVERAAQKEAAIVFLAWAPHPMNNRFDITYLSGGDAYFGANYGGAEVYTLARTGWTKMCPNGANLFKNLTFDMAMENTLMGKILEGDKPEEAAAAWLSENPQSLDKWLAGVTTFDGGPGLDSVKASLGL